A genomic window from Nocardioides jiangxiensis includes:
- a CDS encoding fumarate hydratase → MSTGPEFRYSDLLPIGKDDTPYRLITTEGVSTVEVDGQTFLKVAPEAIQQLTEAAMHDISHYLRPAHLAQLRKIIDDPEASGNDRFVALDLLKNVNISAGGVLPMCQDTGTAIVMGKKSEGVITGVDDAEWVSKGVYDAYTKLNLRYSQLAPLTTYEEKNTGTNLPAQIELYSTPTKDGKPEYKFLFMAKGGGSANKSFLYQETKAVLNPKRLLEFLDEKIKSLGTAACPPYHLAVVIGGTSAEFALKTAKYASAHYLDNLPTEGSMSAHGFRDLELEEEVFKLTQSFGIGAQFGGKYFCHDVRVVRLPRHGASCPVAIAVSCSADRQALGKITAEGVFLEQLETDPAQYLPDTEEQHLIQGGEVVKIDLNQPMSEILAELSKHPVKTRLSLTGPLVVARDIAHAKIQERLDAGEGMPEYMKNHPVYYAGPAKTPDGMASGSFGPTTAGRMDSYVKAFQAEGGSMVMLAKGNRSKQVTEACDTYGGFYLGSIGGPAARLAQDCIKSVEVLEYPELGMEAVWKIEVEDFPAFIVVDDKGNDFFTDPSGAVTVPVSGIRVRSAE, encoded by the coding sequence GTGAGCACTGGGCCTGAATTCCGCTACTCCGACCTCCTCCCGATCGGCAAGGACGACACTCCTTACCGGTTGATCACGACCGAGGGAGTGAGCACCGTCGAGGTCGACGGTCAGACGTTCCTCAAGGTCGCGCCGGAGGCGATCCAGCAGCTGACCGAGGCGGCGATGCACGACATCAGCCACTACCTCCGGCCGGCGCACCTCGCGCAGCTGCGGAAGATCATCGACGACCCCGAGGCCTCGGGCAACGACCGCTTCGTCGCGCTCGACCTGCTCAAGAACGTCAACATCTCCGCCGGCGGCGTGCTGCCGATGTGCCAGGACACCGGCACCGCGATCGTCATGGGCAAGAAGTCGGAGGGCGTCATCACCGGCGTCGACGACGCCGAGTGGGTCTCCAAGGGCGTCTACGACGCCTACACGAAGCTCAACCTCCGCTACTCGCAGCTCGCGCCGCTGACGACGTACGAGGAGAAGAACACCGGCACGAACCTGCCCGCGCAGATCGAGCTCTACTCGACCCCGACCAAGGACGGGAAGCCCGAGTACAAGTTCCTCTTCATGGCCAAGGGCGGCGGATCGGCCAACAAGTCCTTCCTCTACCAGGAGACGAAGGCGGTGCTGAACCCCAAGCGCCTGCTGGAGTTCCTCGACGAGAAGATCAAGTCGCTCGGCACGGCTGCGTGCCCGCCGTACCACCTGGCCGTCGTCATCGGCGGCACGAGCGCCGAGTTCGCGCTCAAGACGGCCAAGTACGCCTCCGCGCACTACCTGGACAACCTCCCGACCGAGGGCTCGATGAGCGCCCACGGCTTCCGCGACCTGGAGCTGGAGGAGGAGGTCTTCAAGCTGACCCAGTCCTTCGGCATCGGTGCGCAGTTCGGCGGCAAGTACTTCTGCCACGACGTCCGTGTCGTGCGCCTCCCGCGCCACGGCGCCTCGTGCCCGGTCGCGATCGCGGTCTCCTGCTCGGCCGACCGTCAGGCGCTGGGCAAGATCACCGCCGAGGGCGTCTTCCTCGAGCAGCTCGAGACCGACCCCGCGCAGTACCTCCCCGACACCGAGGAGCAGCACCTCATCCAGGGTGGCGAGGTCGTGAAGATCGACCTCAACCAGCCGATGTCGGAGATCCTCGCCGAGCTCTCCAAGCACCCGGTCAAGACCCGCCTCTCGCTCACCGGTCCGCTCGTCGTCGCGCGCGACATCGCCCACGCCAAGATCCAGGAGCGCCTGGACGCCGGCGAGGGCATGCCGGAGTACATGAAGAACCACCCGGTGTACTACGCCGGCCCGGCCAAGACCCCCGACGGCATGGCGTCGGGCTCCTTCGGCCCCACCACGGCCGGCCGGATGGACTCCTACGTGAAGGCGTTCCAGGCCGAGGGCGGGTCGATGGTCATGCTGGCCAAGGGCAACCGCTCCAAGCAGGTCACCGAGGCGTGCGACACCTACGGCGGCTTCTACCTCGGCTCGATCGGCGGCCCCGCCGCCCGCCTGGCCCAGGACTGCATCAAGTCGGTCGAGGTGCTGGAGTACCCCGAGCTCGGCATGGAGGCGGTCTGGAAGATCGAGGTCGAGGACTTCCCCGCGTTCATCGTCGTCGACGACAAGGGCAACGACTTCTTCACCGACCCCTCCGGCGCGGTCACCGTGCCGGTGTCGGGCATCCGGGTCCGCTCCGCGGAGTGA
- a CDS encoding YdeI/OmpD-associated family protein: MSSPGRPGGTPERPALFFDGPAEFAAWLEANHATAPDLWMGLRKKHVVDRGLTWEDAVVEALCWGWIDSRVERIDEDAVRQRWTPRRPGSSWSRINIAAVERLKAEGRMQPSGLAVYEARKQEASGYTHEAPADVALPPAYAEMMAADAKATAFWEVATPSYRKICIVWVTGAKQQATNDRRMAQLLEDHAAGRMIPSQRYGEQPKWVERAAEAAARA, translated from the coding sequence GTGAGCAGTCCTGGCAGGCCGGGGGGCACCCCCGAGCGTCCGGCCCTCTTCTTCGACGGGCCGGCCGAGTTCGCCGCATGGCTCGAGGCCAACCACGCCACCGCGCCCGACCTCTGGATGGGGCTGCGCAAGAAGCACGTGGTGGACCGCGGCCTGACCTGGGAGGACGCCGTCGTCGAGGCACTCTGCTGGGGCTGGATCGACTCCCGGGTCGAGCGGATCGACGAGGACGCCGTGCGTCAGCGGTGGACGCCGCGCCGCCCCGGCAGCAGCTGGAGCCGGATCAACATCGCGGCCGTCGAGCGACTGAAGGCGGAGGGGCGCATGCAGCCCTCCGGCCTCGCGGTCTACGAGGCCCGCAAGCAGGAGGCCTCGGGCTACACCCACGAGGCCCCTGCCGACGTGGCCCTGCCGCCTGCGTACGCCGAGATGATGGCGGCCGACGCGAAGGCGACCGCGTTCTGGGAGGTCGCGACCCCGTCGTACCGCAAGATCTGCATCGTCTGGGTGACCGGAGCCAAGCAGCAGGCCACCAACGACCGCCGGATGGCGCAGCTGCTCGAGGACCACGCCGCGGGGCGGATGATCCCCTCGCAACGCTACGGCGAGCAGCCCAAGTGGGTCGAACGGGCCGCAGAGGCGGCCGCGCGGGCCTAG
- a CDS encoding carbohydrate-binding module family 20 domain-containing protein: MSRFLALAAAGLAGAALTVAGPVTPLPAAQADATTSSDVIANLWEWSWPSVAQECTDHLGPAGYGAVQVAPPAESLKTSTLAWWDVYQPYSYKLDSRFGTAAQFSAMVSTCHAAGVKVYVDAVINHTAAATGSGYAGTTLTTKYDTPDYDYADYHHPGDGYCNDADGIIDDWNNLSEVQNCELLGLADLKTSEDGVRTKIAGYLNKLLGTGVDGFRVDAVKHIAAADMAAIEAKLNATASGAAPYVFQEVYPGSTPQPSDYYGTGDVLDFTYASRLKSAFQGSVSDLSSLSTSGILPAANAVDFVTNHDTERNGLHLSYKDGASYVLANLFQLAHKNATPTVYASFTWNGTDDAPPNSGGYVTATDCSSSQWYCLDRNAAVVGMVGWHNAVGSADVTDWQTKSSDVIGFGRSGKGFFALNNGTSAATYTFSTGMADGTYQNAVDGGATSVTVSGGSATLTIPAKGAVAFRLGATCTTSCGGTGGGGTTDPATVSATFNVDASTTLGTNVYVVGSIPALGSWNTASAVPLSASGYPIWSGQVTVPTATTFEYKFIKKDSSGAVTWESIANRSATTTTSALTLNHSWNLANADATDVTFKVNATTDLGTNVYVVGSIPALGSWDPKNAIPLSSATYPVWAKAAIVPKGTTFTYKYIKKNASGVVTWESGGDRTFTTGTGAGYQTSDTWS; this comes from the coding sequence ATGAGTCGTTTCCTCGCCCTGGCCGCCGCCGGTCTCGCCGGCGCGGCCCTCACCGTGGCAGGACCGGTCACGCCGCTCCCGGCGGCCCAGGCCGACGCCACCACCAGCAGCGACGTGATCGCCAACCTCTGGGAATGGAGCTGGCCCTCGGTGGCCCAGGAGTGCACCGACCACCTCGGCCCGGCCGGCTACGGCGCGGTCCAGGTCGCTCCCCCGGCCGAGTCCCTCAAGACATCCACCCTCGCGTGGTGGGACGTCTACCAGCCGTACTCGTACAAGCTCGACAGTCGCTTCGGCACGGCGGCGCAGTTCTCCGCGATGGTGTCGACCTGTCACGCCGCGGGCGTGAAGGTCTACGTCGACGCGGTGATCAACCACACCGCCGCCGCCACCGGCTCGGGGTATGCCGGCACGACCCTGACGACGAAGTACGACACCCCCGACTACGACTACGCCGACTACCACCACCCGGGCGACGGGTACTGCAACGACGCCGACGGCATCATCGACGACTGGAACAACCTCTCCGAGGTCCAGAACTGCGAGCTCCTGGGCCTGGCCGACCTCAAGACCAGCGAGGACGGCGTGCGCACCAAGATCGCCGGCTACCTGAACAAGCTGCTCGGCACCGGTGTGGACGGCTTCCGGGTCGATGCGGTCAAGCACATCGCGGCCGCCGACATGGCCGCCATCGAGGCGAAGCTCAACGCCACGGCGAGCGGGGCGGCCCCCTACGTCTTCCAGGAGGTCTACCCCGGGAGCACGCCGCAGCCCAGCGACTACTACGGCACCGGCGACGTGCTCGACTTCACCTACGCCAGCCGGCTCAAGTCCGCCTTCCAGGGCAGCGTCTCCGATCTCTCCTCCCTGAGCACCAGCGGGATCCTTCCCGCAGCGAACGCGGTCGACTTCGTGACCAACCACGACACCGAGCGCAACGGCCTCCACCTGTCCTACAAGGACGGCGCGTCCTACGTGCTGGCCAACCTCTTCCAGCTCGCCCACAAGAACGCGACCCCCACGGTCTACGCGAGCTTCACCTGGAACGGCACCGACGACGCCCCGCCCAACTCGGGGGGTTACGTCACCGCCACGGACTGCTCGAGCAGCCAGTGGTACTGCCTGGACCGCAACGCCGCCGTCGTCGGCATGGTCGGCTGGCACAACGCGGTCGGTTCCGCGGACGTGACCGACTGGCAGACCAAGTCCTCGGACGTGATCGGCTTCGGCCGCTCGGGGAAGGGGTTCTTCGCGCTCAACAACGGCACCAGCGCGGCGACGTACACCTTCTCCACGGGCATGGCCGACGGCACCTACCAGAACGCCGTCGACGGGGGCGCCACCAGCGTGACGGTCAGCGGCGGCAGCGCGACCCTCACCATCCCGGCCAAGGGCGCGGTGGCGTTCCGACTGGGCGCGACCTGCACGACCTCGTGCGGCGGCACCGGCGGTGGAGGCACCACCGACCCGGCCACGGTCTCGGCCACCTTCAACGTCGATGCCTCGACCACGCTCGGCACCAACGTGTACGTCGTCGGCTCGATCCCGGCCCTCGGCAGCTGGAACACCGCCTCCGCCGTCCCGCTCTCCGCCAGCGGCTACCCGATCTGGTCCGGCCAGGTGACGGTGCCGACCGCAACGACCTTCGAGTACAAGTTCATCAAGAAGGACAGCTCCGGCGCAGTCACCTGGGAGTCGATCGCGAACCGCTCGGCGACCACCACGACCTCCGCTCTCACGTTGAACCACAGCTGGAACCTCGCGAACGCCGACGCCACCGACGTGACCTTCAAGGTCAACGCCACGACCGACCTCGGCACCAACGTGTACGTCGTGGGGTCGATCCCGGCGCTCGGCTCCTGGGACCCGAAGAACGCGATCCCGCTCTCCTCGGCGACCTACCCGGTCTGGGCGAAGGCGGCGATCGTGCCCAAGGGGACCACGTTCACCTACAAGTACATCAAGAAGAACGCCTCGGGCGTCGTCACCTGGGAGTCCGGGGGTGACCGGACGTTCACGACCGGCACCGGTGCCGGCTACCAGACCAGCGACACCTGGAGCTGA
- a CDS encoding PLD nuclease N-terminal domain-containing protein, whose translation MIRALPFLVELILMIFCLVDAISAPEHRVRNLPKWAWILLILVVPLAGGIAWLVAGRPTAEAQRPWAPPGFPEYDRPGRAMAANPDDDEAFLRQVRERAEEQRRRYAEQKKREQEQQESDGPQE comes from the coding sequence ATGATCCGCGCGCTCCCCTTCCTCGTCGAGCTGATCCTGATGATCTTCTGCCTCGTCGATGCGATCTCCGCGCCGGAGCACCGCGTGCGCAACCTGCCGAAGTGGGCGTGGATCCTGCTCATCCTGGTCGTGCCCCTGGCCGGCGGCATCGCCTGGCTCGTGGCGGGGCGACCGACGGCGGAGGCCCAGCGTCCGTGGGCGCCGCCGGGCTTCCCGGAGTACGACCGGCCCGGCCGTGCCATGGCGGCCAACCCCGATGACGACGAGGCGTTCCTGCGCCAGGTGCGCGAGCGCGCCGAGGAGCAGCGGCGACGCTACGCGGAGCAGAAGAAGCGCGAGCAGGAGCAGCAGGAGTCCGACGGCCCGCAGGAATGA
- a CDS encoding NAD(P)-binding domain-containing protein, whose product MVIGAGQAGLSAAYHLKRLGVDHVVLDADERAGGAWQHRWDSLTMNDVHRVADLPDAAAPGGSTDRANVVVPAWFARYEELHELPVVRPVSVDRVTGEGDLLVVHSGPRTWRTRTLVNATGTWRRPFVPYYPGAETFRGEQLHTADYPGRDHFRGKRVLVVGGGASAVQFLGELAPVTDTVWVTRREPVWRDGFDASVGRDAVAMVQQRVARGLPPASVVSVTGLALRPQEREAERLGAYAARRPMFARIEPDGVRWADGSFEPVDAILWATGFRPAVDHLAPLHLRGPEGGIRLLTTGQDVQTAVTAARDPRVQLVGYGPSASTIGATRAGRAAAQAVRRFRDADDERTA is encoded by the coding sequence GTGGTGATCGGAGCAGGACAGGCGGGACTGTCGGCGGCGTACCACCTCAAGCGGCTCGGCGTCGACCACGTCGTCCTCGACGCCGACGAGCGTGCCGGCGGGGCCTGGCAGCACCGCTGGGACTCGCTGACGATGAACGACGTCCACCGCGTCGCCGACCTGCCCGACGCGGCCGCGCCCGGTGGCTCGACCGACCGTGCGAACGTCGTGGTGCCGGCCTGGTTCGCCCGCTACGAGGAGCTCCACGAGCTCCCGGTGGTCCGCCCGGTCTCCGTGGACCGCGTGACCGGCGAGGGCGACCTGCTCGTCGTCCACTCCGGTCCGCGCACCTGGCGGACCCGGACGCTCGTCAACGCGACCGGCACGTGGCGGCGGCCGTTCGTGCCGTACTACCCGGGCGCTGAGACCTTCCGCGGCGAGCAGCTGCACACGGCCGACTACCCGGGGCGCGACCACTTCCGGGGCAAGCGGGTGCTGGTGGTGGGAGGCGGTGCGTCGGCGGTGCAGTTCCTCGGCGAGCTCGCACCGGTCACCGACACCGTGTGGGTCACGCGGCGCGAGCCGGTCTGGCGCGACGGGTTCGACGCGTCGGTCGGACGCGACGCGGTCGCGATGGTCCAGCAGCGGGTCGCCCGTGGACTGCCGCCGGCCTCCGTCGTCAGCGTGACGGGGCTCGCGCTGCGTCCGCAGGAGCGGGAGGCAGAGCGACTGGGTGCCTACGCGGCGCGCAGGCCGATGTTCGCCCGGATCGAGCCCGACGGGGTGCGGTGGGCCGACGGGTCCTTCGAGCCCGTCGACGCGATCCTCTGGGCGACCGGGTTCCGTCCGGCGGTCGACCACCTCGCGCCGCTGCACCTGCGTGGTCCCGAGGGTGGCATCCGCCTGCTCACGACGGGGCAGGACGTGCAGACGGCGGTGACCGCCGCACGGGACCCGCGCGTGCAGCTCGTCGGCTACGGGCCGTCGGCGAGCACGATCGGCGCGACGCGCGCGGGGCGTGCCGCCGCTCAGGCGGTCCGCCGGTTCCGCGACGCGGACGACGAGCGGACGGCCTGA